One genomic region from Clarias gariepinus isolate MV-2021 ecotype Netherlands chromosome 22, CGAR_prim_01v2, whole genome shotgun sequence encodes:
- the LOC128510171 gene encoding zinc finger and BTB domain-containing protein 39: MRIRLQRSGHAALLLSELNRFRLSRLLCDVVLQVGGRSFPAHRAVLACASSHFSSLLSRGPYGQSATPPTFSLDFISATNFEKVLTFIYTGEILTDLIDVGVLYELAERLGIRELVRACHATFPDMKSLDGDVETDMAPATAMAASMCSSSVASCSSLSSPAAPTPVAPSPLPQNRGNRLNRPHVLPLSPKEEDGFQLHLSYNQLANNKQSSLDNHHSPASEILPALNLQLKTEQEEEKVDGNHSSDEQAMINGNKPVLTEVCSVPDSSAQAGGETCAPSSFSGDPLDSLQLRVVEGGVGLGVGSVKDAILFGEEDDAEKRSLHDGPSDDGEQWKALAGDVIELSDDEENYIEEEEDDEDLMCIENGGSGALVNHSHLAPSSQPCKTCGALLQADNNVLRSHAETHLSETGSCRVCGASFNDRASSVAHALTHVGILLFSCEICELQFCTEIELIRHRRQSVARCVPQIPEQFNSATQGPEGELHCALCTKSIPKDLKALREHMQGHVCFRTLRCGVCQSTQPTRCSFLWHMLTHLLAIHSCPQCACPFLERPQLDTHLAMHVEQGGASKEDEGSQESSTEGQGEFQCFLCPQTFPSDAAFHYHLSTHPSEPQTWSAKRKADQPLEFSSSSSSPLESGGMSKHGAIGFNMGTFIPDKMIQAGMPFPAGLLQNGSSSGCPQTGTVLKQKWYRCRYCGKRFAHSGEFTYHLRIHTGEKPYQCKVCLRFFRGRSTMICHLKTHAGALMYRCTVCGLYFSTLKMVSSHMELHKDHLPPDFNIEETFMYNDHSKEPVPNLDT, translated from the exons ATGCGGATCCGGCTGCAGAGGTCAGGCCATGCGGCCCTGCTTCTGTCCGAGCTCAACCGCTTCCGTCTGTCACGGCTTCTCTGCGATGTGGTTCTGCAGGTTGGAGGTCGATCCTTCCCCGCCCACCGTGCAGTCCTTGCTTGTGCAAGTTCTCACTTTAGCAGCCTGTTATCTAGAGGGCCGTATGGCCAGAGTGCCACTCCTCCTACATTCTCTTTGGACTTTATCTCTGCAACCAACTTTGAGAAAGTGTTGACTTTTATTTACACTGGTGAGATCCTTACTGATCTGATAGATGTCGGTGTGCTGTACGAGTTGGCAGAACGGCTAGGCATCAGGGAGTTGGTGCGCGCTTGCCATGCCACCTTCCCAGATATGAAAAGCTTAGATGGAGATGTTGAAACGGACATGGCTCCTGCTACTGCCATGGCTGCCTCTATGTGCTCTTCATCCGTGGCGTCCTGCTCTTCTCTGTCGTCTCCTGCTGCTCCCACTCCCGTAGCACCTTCTCCTCTCCCTCAAAACAGAGGAAACCGGTTAAACCGCCCTCATGTGCTCCCCCTCTCACCTAAAGAGGAGGATGGCTTTCAGCTACATCTGAGCTATAACCAGCTAGCGAACAACAAACAGAGCTCATTGGATAACCACCACTCTCCAGCTTCTGAGATCCTCCCAGCTCTCAATCTGCAGCTTAAAACTGAACAGGAGGAAGAGAAAGTAGATGGGAACCATAGCTCAGACGAACAAGCCATGATCAATGGTAACAAACCAGTACTTACTGAAGTGTGTTCTGTTCCTGACTCATCAGCACAGGCTGGAGGGGAAACCTGTGCACCATCCTCATTTTCTGGTGACCCTTTGGATAGTCTGCAGCTTAGAGTGGTCGAAGGAGGTGTTGGACTTGGGGTCGGGTCAGTCAAAGATGCCATTTTGTTCGGGGAAGAAGATGATGCAGAAAAAAGGAGCCTCCATGATGGACCTTCAGATGATGGAGAGCAATGGAAAGCCCTGGCCGGGGATGTAATCGAACTGAGTGACGATGAAGAAAATTACATtgaggaagaggaagatgatGAAGACCTGATGTGCATAGAGAATGGTGGAAGTGGCGCCCTGGTAAATCACAGCCACTTGGCACCATCCTCACAACCTTGTAAAACATGTGGTGCATTGTTGCAAGCAGATAACAATGTCTTACGCTCTCACGCAGAGACGCACCTGTCCGAAACAGGCAGCTGCCGGGTGTGTGGCGCTTCTTTCAATGACCGAGCGTCCAGTGTGGCTCATGCGCTAACGCACGTCGGCATCCTGTTGTTTTCCTGCGAGATATGCGAGTTGCAGTTTTGTACCGAAATTGAACTGATCCGCCACAGGCGCCAGTCAGTGGCCCGATGTGTCCCTCAAATACCAGAGCAATTTAACAGCGCCACTCAGGGGCCTGAAGGGGAGCTGCACTGTGCTTTGTGCACTAAATCCATTCCTAAGGATTTAAAG GCTCTCAGGGAGCATATGCAGGGTCATGTGTGTTTCCGGACATTGCGGTGTGGTGTGTGTCAGTCAACTCAACCTACACGATGTTCTTTTCTGTGGCACATGCTTACACACCTCCTTGCCATCCACTCGTGCCCACAGTGTGCCTGTCCCTTCCTGGAGCGGCCTCAACTCGACACCCACTTAGCCATGCATGTTGAACAAGGGGGAGCATCCAAAGAGGATGAAGGCAGTCAGGAGAGCAGTACAGAAGGACAGGGCGAGTTTCAGTGCTTCCTATGTCCACAGACCTTTCCTTCAGATGCAGCCTTTCATTACCACCTAAGCACGCACCCTAGTGAGCCGCAAACCTGGTCTGCCAAGCGTAAGGCAGACCAGCCACTAGagttttcttcttcctcttcctccccaCTGGAATCAGGGGGCATGAGCAAACACGGTGCCATAGGCTTTAACATGGGCACTTTTATTCCAGACAAAATGATTCAAGCTGGTATGCCGTTCCCTGCCGGACTTTTACAGAATGGCAGCTCTTCCGGTTGCCCTCAAACGGGCACGGTTTTGAAACAGAAGTGGTACCGGTGCAGGTATTGCGGCAAGCGTTTTGCACACTCCGGCGAATTCACCTACCACCTCCGAatccacacaggagagaagccgtaccaGTGCAAGGTGTGTCTGCGCTTTTTCCGTGGCCGCTCCACCATGATCTGCCACTTGAAGACGCACGCCGGTGCCCTGATGTACCGCTGCACCGTGTGCGGCCTCTACTTCTCAACGCTGAAGATGGTCTCGTCGCACATGGAACTCCACAAGGACCACCTACCTCCTGACTTCAACATTGAGGAAACGTTCATGTACAACGACCACTCTAAAGAGCCGGTCCCTAACCTAGACACctga
- the LOC128510173 gene encoding G-protein coupled receptor 182-like: protein MTLGYNTSDHNETPWFYECNLQLDRESRRIALFLLYLFLFMVGLIENCLVVWVNWRRRHSASGVLFCVINISLSDLMVVFTMPFFMLEVTMDRVWIWGRFLCKVTHLIYVINFYSSSFFLAFMTLERYLTLTRPTTPACFPLQPRHRRWLLCAGLWLLSLVLALLENVHVDLLEWDEPGCYMMPEMNYTEWFVSVSFFCLIFQFLGPASVIITCNVLIGRIVRASPDVQNPREIWLLHVYSLVFVTCWLPYHIVMFLMMVDDLNPHLLSCNTVDILYFSFSVVQCISLFHCIANPILYNFLSKGFRANLVNDILSRISSAPANIAASAADGAGKVSQKERKISNASTSHSEIES, encoded by the coding sequence ATGACACTCGGTTACAATACATCAGATCACAATGAAACCCCATGGTTCTATGAATGTAACCTCCAGCTGGACCGGGAATCTCGGCGCATCGCGCTGTTCCTGCTCTACCTGTTCCTGTTCATGGTTGGTTTGATCGAGAACTGCCTGGTGGTTTGGGTAAACTGGCGCCGGCGACACTCGGCCAGCGGTGTGCTCTTCTGTGTTATCAACATCAGTCTGTCTGACCTGATGGTGGTTTTCACCATGCCTTTCTTCATGCTGGAGGTCACCATGGACAGGGTTTGGATTTGGGGAAGATTTTTGTGCAAGGTTACGCATCTCATCTACGTCATCAACTTCTACAGCAGCTCCTTCTTCCTGGCCTTCATGACTCTGGAAAGGTACCTTACCTTAACACGGCCGACCACGCCTGCCTGCTTTCCACTGCAGCCCAGGCACCGGAGATGGCTGCTTTGTGCTGGATTGTGGCTTCTGTCCTTGGTGCTGGCACTGCTAGAAAACGTACACGTGGACCTGCTTGAGTGGGACGAACCTGGCTGCTACATGATGCCTGAGATGAACTACACAGAATGGTTTGTCTCAGTTAGCTTCTTCTGCCTCATTTTCCAGTTTTTGGGGCCTGCATCCGTCATCATCACCTGTAACGTACTGATCGGGCGGATAGTGCGCGCCTCTCCGGACGTGCAGAACCCGAGGGAAATCTGGCTCTTGCATGTGTATTCGCTCGTCTTCGTGACCTGCTGGCTCCCCTACCATATTGTGATGTTCCTGATGATGGTGGATGATCTCAATCCGCATCTGCTGTCCTGCAACActgtagatatactgtacttcTCTTTCAGCGTTGTACAGTGCATCTCGCTTTTTCATTGTATCGCCAACCCCATCCTCTATAACTTCCTGAGCAAGGGCTTTCGCGCCAATCTTGTCAACGATATTCTTTCCCGTATTTCCTCAGCACCTGCCAACATTGCAGCCAGTGCAGCAGACGGTGCAGGGAAAGTGTCACAAAAGGAGCGAAAGATCAGCAATGCCAGCACCAGTCACTCAGAGATAGAATCCTAA